In the Magnolia sinica isolate HGM2019 chromosome 15, MsV1, whole genome shotgun sequence genome, one interval contains:
- the LOC131227430 gene encoding HMG-Y-related protein A-like, with the protein MATEEVNKPPSLPYSEMILAAIEALDDKNGSSKSAISEYIESSYDDLPQDHSTLLADYLNRMKESGELTMLKNNYMRPNPDAPLKRGRGRPPKAKLPIPPGTVVSPPRPRGRPPKPKDPSDLAAAPVKVSGPPRPRGRPPKKARPAVGMSTGSPRPRGRPPKAKAPFAVVGLD; encoded by the exons ATGGCCACAGAAGAAGTCAATAAACCTCCTTCCCTTCCATATTCCGAG ATGATTCTTGCAGCAATTGAAGCTTTGGATGACAAGAACGGATCCAGCAAATCTGCAATCTCAGAATACATCGAGTCATCTTACGATGATCTCCCGCAAGACCACTCGACGCTCCTGGCTGACTACCTCAACAGAATGAAGGAATCTGGTGAGCTTACCATGCTCAAGAACAACTACATGCGGCCCAATCCTGATGCTCCGCTGAAGAGGGGGCGTGGTCGTCCACCCAAAGCGAAGCTGCCAATCCCACCTGGGACGGTCGTTTCCCCACCGCGGCCACGTGGCCGTCCGCCAAAGCCTAAGGACCCTTCGGATTTGGCAGCTGCACCAGTTAAGGTTTCTGGCCCGCCCAGACCCCGTGGACGCCCCCCAAAGAAGGCCCGTCCTGCTGTTGGGATGTCAACGGGCTCGCCTAGGCCTCGTGGGAGGCCACCAAAGGCAAAGGCGCCATTTGCAGTCGTGGGTTTGGACTGA